GATCGAGGCGGCGGCGCGGGCGAGCCTGGTCGACGCCGACGTCCGCGGCCGCGACGAGGTCACTGCGCAGATCCGGGAGCAGTTTCCCGGCTGTCCGGTGGAGCGCGCGGAGGCGATCGCGTTGCACACGGCCGTCCGGTTCCGCGGCCGCGGCCGGTGGCGACGCGGCCTGCGGGAGGTCGGCCCCGAGGAGGTCCGCCAGGCCGTCGAGGAATCCGTGCTCCATGTGGACACCGACTACGACGAGCTGGTCCGATCGGGCGTCGACCGCGCTGCAGCCCTGGCGCAGGTGAGTGGTCGGTTGGGAAACGTCCTCAGCGCGTGGCGCGGCGGCGTCACCATGCTCGACCCCTGACTCTACTGCCCGCGAGCCAACATCTCTCGGAGCGTCGGAAGCACGCGTTGGTCCTTCGGCCGATTGGCAGCTTGTTTGGAACGGATCACATCGGCCAGTGAGGCAATCTCGACGGTGACGTCATAGATCTCCGTCACAACGGCATCGCGATGCAGATCGGCGTAGCCATGGGTTCCCGACGGCCGAAACGCGATGTCGATGTCGCCGGTGTCGGTGACGAGGTTCCACGTCTGAGCAGCCGCCAAAGACTTCGCGTCACAGATGAATTCGACGCCTTCGCGGACACCGTCGACACGGATCCGTGCGCCGAGTTCACGGAGAGCGGCCGCGAGCCTTTCGAGGTTTGCGTCATCGCTATCCGGCGTGATGTCGGCATCTTCGGTCGGGAACGGAGAGCCGTGAAAGACCGCGGCAAGTCCACCGATGAGCACATATCTCACGCCATGGTGGTCGAGCGTCGCGAGTAGCCGCGGAAGATCCAGCTCCACGTCATCCTCGACTGCCGGCGGCGCGTAATCCGCTGAGCTGGCGTGCTATCCGAGCGTGCCGATCGAGCCGCTGCTGACCGGAGAGTCCAGCCAGCCGTGACGCTTGGGCGAGATCACTGTTGTCACACTCGACGAGGTGCAGCTCCAAATCCAGCCCACAGAGGCGGACGAGCCGGATGACGTCGTCGAGGCTTACCGCCGTCCGGCCGGATTCCCAGCGCGCGATCGCCGGCTGAGCGGTGCCCGCGCGATCGGCGAGGTCCGCCTGCGTCAGACCGGCGCGCTTGCGGGCCTCGCGAATCAGATCACCGCCATAGGACATGAACTCACTATAACAGAACTGTTATAGTGCCTCTCTGACGTTGACGCACTAACGCGCTAACCCGAGGCGAGTGCGAGCACTTCCTCCGGCGACAGCGGGCTCGGCGGATGGTGGGTCAGACACCAGGGCGCGACGATGCGGTGGAACGCCTGCCCTTCGGTGGCGACGTAGAAGTTGCCGGAGCGCAGCCGGCTGATGTCGGGCACCAGTCCGCCTTTCGCCCTGGCCATTTCCTTGGCCGACTCGATCTGGGCGGGTGCGTTGAGCAGCCCGTAGAACTGGGTCGTCGCGTTGCCCGGGATCTGGTTGTGCAGCGACTTGGGTGCCTGCGTCGCGAACACCAGCCCGAGCCCGTACTTGCGGGCCTGCGACGCCAGCGCCAGGGTGCTGCGGGTGCATGCGGTGTAGCCCTTCGACGGCGCCAGCGTCTGCGCCTCGTCCATCACGAGCAGACCGCCCAGCGGCCGGTCCCCTGCCGGATTGCGTTTGATCCACGCGAACAACGCCATCTGCAGCTGATTCACGAACCCTTGCCGCTGCTCGTCGGACGGCAGCCCGATCATGCTGATCACCGACACCCGCGCGCGGTAACCCTGCGACGGCGTCAGCAGCACGGCCGGGTCGACGGGCGTTCCCGCGCCGCCGAACAGCGGGTCGTTGACCATCGACGCCCGCAGGTTCTGCCCCAGATCGGACGCGATCTTGCGCGCGTCGGCCAGGCCGCTGGCGTCGTCGGGCAGGTCGTTGAGCACGCCGATGAATCCGGCCAGCGTCGGATCGGGCTGTCTTCCATAGTGCTGCAACGCTTCCCGCAGCACGGCGCGGGCGCGGTGCGCCTTCTGGGTCTGTCCGGTGATCGACGCGCGGGGTTCGAGCGCGGCGGCCGCCGACTCGACCGCGTCGTTGAACTCGTCAGCGTCGTCGAGCACGCTGGCGAAGTCCGGCAGCGGCTGGAACGCCAACGGCCGTCCGTTGTTTCGCCGCGGCGTCCACACGACGACCTCGGTGTTGTCGAGGTAGGCGGTGGCGCGGTCGTCGTCGGAGCGTCGCCACCCGTTCGGCGGTTCGGGCCATGCGGTGCCGAGCCGGGCGAGGTCGTTGTTGGGGTCCAGCACGATCGAGGACACCCCGCGCAGCGCGCACTCCTCGACCAGACGCCGGATCAGCACCGTCTTACCCGACCCGGATCCGGCGAACACCGCGACGTGCTTGCGCAGCGTCGACAGCTCGACCGAGACGGTCGTGTCGCTGCGCAGATCGGTGCCCAGCGGTAACTCGTTGTCGGGCACGAACTCTGGCTTGTCGTCGATGACGACGGGTTCCTCCCGCTCCCGCGGTGGCGGTGGCGGCGGCGCGACGCGCCCGTCGTCGCCGAGCACTTCTTGCAGCAGCGCCAAGCCGTGGGCGGGGCGACGGGCCCGCAGCCAGCCCGGCAGATCGGCGTCGTCTTCGGCGATGAGGTCGCGCAGCGCGATCATCGTGCGCAGGTCGTCGTCGGTCACCGCGAGCGTGCGGCCACCCGCGCGGTGGAACTCGTCGATCAGCGCGGCGGTCTTCGGCCCGGTCGGCCACGGGGTGTTGCGCAGCAGGAAGAGCCGGCGGCGGTTCGACCCCTCCCCCATTCCCGTTGCGCTCCAAGCTTTCTTGATCCGGTTCTGGGCGGCCAGGGCGTTGGTGGCGGCGATCGCGCGAAACGCCCAGTGCCGCTCGTCCTCGGTGGTGGGGTCGAGGCTCTGGCGCAGTCGCGCGTGCAGCAGGACGTGGCTGCCCGGCGGCGGATCACAGGCATAGGACTGGAAGTCCTCGTCGCGTTCGGCGATCCAGGCGGTGAGCGCGGCGGACAGCAGTTCGGGCATCGCGGTGTCCTCACCCTCGGCGTCGAGGGCGGCCGCGGGCACCGCGCGCTGCCGGTAGTCGGCGAAACGGCGCTCGAGCGCCGACGAAGTCGGGACGTCCACGACCGTCGTCCCGCCGCGGTGCACGGAATCGTCGCTCAAGTGGTCGAGTTCAACCACCTCACCGTCGCGCAGGCACTGGCGCACATGGGCGTCGGCGATCTTGAGCAAGTTGCGCGGGGTGCTGTCGGTCGCGTCGGCGAACGCCTCCGCCCGGATCGGCCAACTCGGGTACGGCGGGAGGAAGCCGACCTCGGCGTATCCGGCGGCGAAGCGGCGCTCGAGGATCGCGCGGCCGATGTCGGCGGTGGGCAGACCTTTGAGCGGCTCGGGCTCGCGGAACCGGTCGGCGACGCTGGCGGTCGCGTCGCGGCGGATGCGCTCCCACACGCCGGGCAGGCAGGCGACGACACCGACCGTGCGGCGCATCGTCTGGCGCACCGCCATCAGCCCGTCGGCGACCTGGTGCAGCACGTCGTCGCTGTCGTCGCTCGTGTCGTCGGTCCGTGAGACCGATTGCGCGAGAAGCGTATCGATCTGATCGAGCGCCAACACGGCGGGCCCGGCGAGCGCGACCAGCCGGGAGATGTCGCGCACGCACTCCTGCGCGGACTCGGGCGAGGCGCGCAGGCCCCAGGTGCTGCGGTCGTCGCCGCCGAACTCGTCGCTGGCCTGCAGCCAGGCCTCGCCGACGTCGTGGGCGGTCAGGTCGGAGGCGGCGAGCAACACCAGCGCGCGCAGGGTCTGGTGACAGTCGCGGACCGGGTCGCGGTGGCTCTTGGCGAGCGCGTTGACGAACTTGGTGAGTGTCTCGGGTTCGAGGTCGTCGTCGCCGATGATCGCGCGCCGCTCGGCGCGGCTGACGTGCGCGATCGACGACAGCTCCCACAGCAGGTCCTTGAGTTGCGTCTCGCGGGCGGCGCCGGGGCGGCCGAGGCTTTCCAGTACACCGCTGCGCACCGACTCCCAGAAGCTGGCCGCGTCGAGCAGTTCGACGACGAAGAAGAAGCCGCCGTCGGCCTGCACGCGTTCCCGGACCTGGCCGAGCAGGTGGGTCTTGCCGGAGCCGGCCGAGCCGCGCACGACGACGCCCAGCGGCGCGGAGACCGGGTCCCTGGCGGCGTCGCCGAAGGCGTCCATCACATCGTCGACGGCGTACTCGTTGAGCCCGGGGACGTGGGTCCTGGCCTGCGGGCGCCACAGGTCGTCGGTGGTCGGGGCCCAGGTGAGCCGAAGCGACGCGAGCGCTTCCCGTTCCGCGTCGCGCATCAGTGCTCGATCGCGATGAGGTGTTTGGGCTGACCGCCGATGACGACGGCGGCGGAGCGGTCGGCGTCGGTCAGCACTTTCTGGTTCTCTTCGGGGATCAGGCTGATGCCGGGTTGGCGGTACAGCGTGCGCAGGGCGGCGTCGACATCGTCGCGGCCGGCGCCGTTGAGCGCGGCGCGCAGCTTCGTCAGGCCGACCCAGCCGCCGGGGCGCGGTGCGAGGTCGGCGTATGCAGCGCGGATGCGGTCCTCGAGCGAGGGCGGTGGTGGCGATCCGAACACGTCAGCCAGGCTCAGGTCGGCGGCATCGAGGTAGCGGCCCAGCGCGCCGAGCACGGTGTACAGCGCCTTGCCGGGGCCGGCGGCGCGGGGTGGCGGGCCGGCGGAGACCAGGTCGCGGCAGGTGCGCCAGCCCTTGTCGGTGAGTTCGTGGACGAGGCGGTTGCCCTCGCGGGTCGACTCGATGAGGCCGAGGTTGTTGAGCTTGTCGCGGCCGGGCTTGTCGAGCTTGGGCCCGAGCGCGACCAGGTCGGGGTTGGGCACGGGTCGGGACTGGGCCATGAGCACGAGAAGGACGGCTCGTTCGGTTCCGGTCAGGTCAGCCACCCTTGCCAACTTAACGACTCCGGCGCGACGCGGTCGTCGGGGTGCGCCTGGGAATCGACGGTCGCGTAACGATCGGCGCAGTGGCCTCGATAACACCGGCAGCAACATCAACCTCATGAACCTCAGTCGGGGAGGTCGCATGCGTCGGTGGAAGACGGTCATCGGAGCGGTGGTCCTGGCGGCCGCCGCAGCACTTGGAGACGTGGGCACGGCGCAGGCGCAGCCCGCGCTCGTCGCGGCGAAGGACTTCTCGAAGCCGGCAATCGTCATCCTGGGCTACGGGCTGAACGACAACGGGACGATGCGCCCGATCCTGCGGCGGCGGGTGCTGACGGGGTTGACGGTGGCGCAGTTCTTCCCGCAGTCGCCGATCATCGTCACCGGCGGCAACCCCCGCAGCGGCAACACCGAGGCCGGCCAGATGCGGAAGATGCTGACGATGCTGGGCTTTCCGGGCAATCGAATCATCGTGGAGGACAAGGCGAACAGCACGGTGCAGAACGCGCGGTTCTCGGTCCCGCTGGCGAAGGAGGCGGGGACGTCGGGGATCATTCTGGTGACGTCGTCGACGCATCAGGACCGGGCCGACGGCAACTTCGCCGACGCGGGCGGCAACGTGCTGGCGACGGTGAGCTACCCGGACGGCAACCCGACGGTGAATGTCGTGCAGTTCGCGCGCGATGCGATGAGCCCGTTCCTCAACATCAGCTGACTCGTGGCGCCGAGCGTGCCGTTTCGTTCGCAACACGCCGCGCGGCCGTACCAATCCGCACACTCGCGGCGGCGATGACGCCTCGGCGTAGGGTGCGACGCGTGCACGTCGACGTGATGACCACGCCCCAGCCACTGCAAGCGATCGGCGACCTGGCCCGCCAAACTCACGATGCCGGCTTCGACGGAATGTTGTTCACCGAGACCGGCCGCACCCCGTACATGAACGCGGCGCTTGCTGCACAGGCCGCGCCGGGCCTCGAGTTGTCGACAGGCGTGGCGGTCGCGTTCCCGCGCAGCCCATTCGTCACGGCCGCGACGGCGTGGGAGCTGCAGGAAGCGACGGGCGGCAACTTCCGGCTCGGCCTCGGCACCCAGGTCCGCACGCATGTGGTGCGCCGCTACGGCGTCGAGTTCGAACGCCCCGGCCCACGGCTCCGCGATTACGTGCTGGCGGTCAAGGCCTGTTTCACGGCGTTCCGGACCGGCAAGCTCGACCATCGCGGCGACTTCTACAGCCTCGACTTCATCACCCCGCAGTGGAGCGCGGGCCCGATCGACGCACCGGACCCCAAAGTCGATGTGGCCGCGGTCAATCCGTGGATGCTGCGGATGGCCGGCGAGGTCGCCGACGGCGTTCACGTGCATCCGCTCGGCGAGCCCGGCTACATCGCACGGCATGTCATGCCGAATCTCGCTGAGGGCGCGGCGAAGTCGGGCCGCACCGCCGACGACATCGCCGTCATCGTGCCGGTGATGACGATCGTCGGCGACACCGACGAGGAACGCCACCACGAGCGCGAGATGGTTCGCGCCAGCATGAGCTTCTACGGCAGCACCCCGAACTACGCATTCATCTGGGACGAGGCCGGTTTCGAGGGCACCACAGCGCGGATCCGCGAGAAGCAGAAGGCCGGCGACTACAAGGGCATGGCCGCCCAGATCACCGACGAGCACATCGCGACGTTCGCGACCGAGTCGACGTGGGACGGGCTGGCCGACGCGCTGGTCGACAAGTACGGCGACACGGCGACGCGCCTCGTGCTTTACAACGCGCTGGCCGACATGGAGCGGTTCGAGCGCTACGGCGAAGTGGCGCAGCGCATCCGAGCCCGTTAGTCAGGCAACGGGCCGGATGGCCGGCCGACCGCCGTCCACATCGAGGATCGCGCCGTTGATGTAGCTGGCCGCCGGCGAAGCGAGAAACGTAATGGCGCTGGCGATCTCGTCGGGATCCGCCGCTCGTCCCAGCGCCGTCGTGCGGCCCATCGCCTCGATACCATCGGGCCCGAAATCCGCCGTGCCCGCGGTCTTAGTCGGGCCGGGCGAGACCGCGTTGAACCGCACGCCGCGGGCCCCGAACTCGTCGGCCCACGACTTCGTCAGCAGGTCAAGCCCCGCCTTGCTCGCGCCGTAGATACCGGCACCGTCCGCAGGGGTGCTGGCCGCCACGGTGGACAGATTCACGACGGCGCCTTCACCGCGGGCGAGCATGCCCGGCACCAGCTTCTGCACCAGCACATAAGGTGCCCGCAGGTTGACGTTGATCTGGGCGTCGAAATCGGCGTCGGTGGTGTCGAATGTGGGTGCCACGGGGTAGATCCCGGCGTTGTTGATCAGGATGTCGACCTCACCCGCCTCGTCAGCGAGCCGGCGGACGTCGTCGGCGTCGCTCAGATCGGCGGCGACGAAACGTGCTCTGCCCCCAGCATTCTCGATGTCCTGCACGGTCTTGGCGCCGCGCTCGGCGTCGCGGCCGTGGACGACGACCTCGGCGCCCTGGGCGGCCAGCTGCAGGGCGACGGCATACCCGATGCCCGCGGTCGCGCCGGTGACGAGGGCGGTCCTGCCAGAAAGTCCGTTGCTCATGACGGCTTCAAGCCGGCTCCTGGCGCGTTTATTCCGCGGCACACGACGTGCGACCCCTAGACTCCGCTCATGTCGCAGGGGGTTTACGACGACCTGGCCCGGTCGTGGCAGCAGCGGTTCGCGTTCTATGACCAGTACGGAGTGCCGAACACCTCGCCGCAGAGCCGCGAGGCGTACCGGCGGCTGCCGTTCGGGCAGAAGCTGCGGCTC
The window above is part of the Mycolicibacterium rutilum genome. Proteins encoded here:
- a CDS encoding cation-dependent mannose-6-phosphate receptor produces the protein MELDLPRLLATLDHHGVRYVLIGGLAAVFHGSPFPTEDADITPDSDDANLERLAAALRELGARIRVDGVREGVEFICDAKSLAAAQTWNLVTDTGDIDIAFRPSGTHGYADLHRDAVVTEIYDVTVEIASLADVIRSKQAANRPKDQRVLPTLREMLARGQ
- a CDS encoding helicase HerA domain-containing protein, whose protein sequence is MRDAEREALASLRLTWAPTTDDLWRPQARTHVPGLNEYAVDDVMDAFGDAARDPVSAPLGVVVRGSAGSGKTHLLGQVRERVQADGGFFFVVELLDAASFWESVRSGVLESLGRPGAARETQLKDLLWELSSIAHVSRAERRAIIGDDDLEPETLTKFVNALAKSHRDPVRDCHQTLRALVLLAASDLTAHDVGEAWLQASDEFGGDDRSTWGLRASPESAQECVRDISRLVALAGPAVLALDQIDTLLAQSVSRTDDTSDDSDDVLHQVADGLMAVRQTMRRTVGVVACLPGVWERIRRDATASVADRFREPEPLKGLPTADIGRAILERRFAAGYAEVGFLPPYPSWPIRAEAFADATDSTPRNLLKIADAHVRQCLRDGEVVELDHLSDDSVHRGGTTVVDVPTSSALERRFADYRQRAVPAAALDAEGEDTAMPELLSAALTAWIAERDEDFQSYACDPPPGSHVLLHARLRQSLDPTTEDERHWAFRAIAATNALAAQNRIKKAWSATGMGEGSNRRRLFLLRNTPWPTGPKTAALIDEFHRAGGRTLAVTDDDLRTMIALRDLIAEDDADLPGWLRARRPAHGLALLQEVLGDDGRVAPPPPPPREREEPVVIDDKPEFVPDNELPLGTDLRSDTTVSVELSTLRKHVAVFAGSGSGKTVLIRRLVEECALRGVSSIVLDPNNDLARLGTAWPEPPNGWRRSDDDRATAYLDNTEVVVWTPRRNNGRPLAFQPLPDFASVLDDADEFNDAVESAAAALEPRASITGQTQKAHRARAVLREALQHYGRQPDPTLAGFIGVLNDLPDDASGLADARKIASDLGQNLRASMVNDPLFGGAGTPVDPAVLLTPSQGYRARVSVISMIGLPSDEQRQGFVNQLQMALFAWIKRNPAGDRPLGGLLVMDEAQTLAPSKGYTACTRSTLALASQARKYGLGLVFATQAPKSLHNQIPGNATTQFYGLLNAPAQIESAKEMARAKGGLVPDISRLRSGNFYVATEGQAFHRIVAPWCLTHHPPSPLSPEEVLALASG
- a CDS encoding TIGR03617 family F420-dependent LLM class oxidoreductase codes for the protein MHVDVMTTPQPLQAIGDLARQTHDAGFDGMLFTETGRTPYMNAALAAQAAPGLELSTGVAVAFPRSPFVTAATAWELQEATGGNFRLGLGTQVRTHVVRRYGVEFERPGPRLRDYVLAVKACFTAFRTGKLDHRGDFYSLDFITPQWSAGPIDAPDPKVDVAAVNPWMLRMAGEVADGVHVHPLGEPGYIARHVMPNLAEGAAKSGRTADDIAVIVPVMTIVGDTDEERHHEREMVRASMSFYGSTPNYAFIWDEAGFEGTTARIREKQKAGDYKGMAAQITDEHIATFATESTWDGLADALVDKYGDTATRLVLYNALADMERFERYGEVAQRIRAR
- a CDS encoding DUF2293 domain-containing protein, giving the protein MGVRHAKEASHALECAKCRSAGDVLLESRGSEALCLDCLELGHLQFLPAGSAPLTRRVVKASAEPIGVMRWNPRWSRFERQGILAEPAVIEAAARASLVDADVRGRDEVTAQIREQFPGCPVERAEAIALHTAVRFRGRGRWRRGLREVGPEEVRQAVEESVLHVDTDYDELVRSGVDRAAALAQVSGRLGNVLSAWRGGVTMLDP
- a CDS encoding YdcF family protein → MRRWKTVIGAVVLAAAAALGDVGTAQAQPALVAAKDFSKPAIVILGYGLNDNGTMRPILRRRVLTGLTVAQFFPQSPIIVTGGNPRSGNTEAGQMRKMLTMLGFPGNRIIVEDKANSTVQNARFSVPLAKEAGTSGIILVTSSTHQDRADGNFADAGGNVLATVSYPDGNPTVNVVQFARDAMSPFLNIS
- a CDS encoding SDR family NAD(P)-dependent oxidoreductase, which encodes MSNGLSGRTALVTGATAGIGYAVALQLAAQGAEVVVHGRDAERGAKTVQDIENAGGRARFVAADLSDADDVRRLADEAGEVDILINNAGIYPVAPTFDTTDADFDAQINVNLRAPYVLVQKLVPGMLARGEGAVVNLSTVAASTPADGAGIYGASKAGLDLLTKSWADEFGARGVRFNAVSPGPTKTAGTADFGPDGIEAMGRTTALGRAADPDEIASAITFLASPAASYINGAILDVDGGRPAIRPVA
- a CDS encoding helix-turn-helix transcriptional regulator gives rise to the protein MSYGGDLIREARKRAGLTQADLADRAGTAQPAIARWESGRTAVSLDDVIRLVRLCGLDLELHLVECDNSDLAQASRLAGLSGQQRLDRHARIARQLSGLRAAGSRG